The Granulicella arctica genome segment TGATGCGGAGCGGGATCGGCTGTTTGTGACGGGGAAGCGGTGGCCGAAGGTGTTTGAGATTAAGGTGGTGGAGCGGGTTCGTTAGGAGTGCGGTTGGGTTGAAAAACATGCAAATGCAAGTGCCAATGCAGGTCCTTCGATTGCGTGCTGCGCACTTCGCTCAGGATGACAGTTTGTTTGTGGTGGATGGAGTTCTCAAAACAAGCAACAGCAAAAGCCAATACAGGGGTCCTTCGCTGCGCTCAGGATGAAGGCCTAAGACAAGCTATAAAAAGAGAAGCGACGGGGCTAGTTCATCTGCTGGATGGGGACGCCGTCGGGGATCTTTAGGTCGAACTGTTCGTCGTCTAGTTTCTGGTTCAGGACGAGTTTGGTGATGTTGAGGTTGAGGCCGTAGTGGTCGAGGGGGCGCTCGATCTGGATCTTCATCGGGTACTGGATGCCGTCGATGGTCTGGTAGTTGTCGTAGGAGGCGCGGGTGACGATCTGGCCGGATTCGTCGTAGGTCTCCTGCTTGTAGGGGAGGAGGTTCTTGCGGTCGATGTGGATGACGCGGAGGGTGTGGACCTCCTTGCCCTGGGGTTTGCCGAGGATGGCGAGCTGATACTCGGGCTCTTCGACGAGGTCATCCTTTTTGTGGGAGATGGCGCTGTTGTCGACGATGTGGGTGTCGAGGGTGACGGAGACGAGCTGGTCGTCGCCTACGCCGTGGACGAGGACCGCATCGAAGATGACATTGGGGCGGAGGTTTTCGAGGCCGTTTTTGGAGGGGGTGGTCACCTGGTTGGAGCCGACGACGGCCTTGTGATGGTAGGCGTCATAGAGCTTGAAGGTTTTGCCGTCGCTGACCATGTCCATGGCGAGGGAGCTGACGACGGGGACCTTGAGGTAGATGCGGATGTCCTCGGGCTTGCGGATGAAGAGATAGCCGCCCAGGGCGATGGACTCTTTGATCTCGCCCTGGAGGGAGCCGCCTGAGATGCCGGAGATCTCAATGTTGGCGTTCATGGTCTGGATGGCGCTGTAGCGGGCGTCGATCTGTTTGACGAGCTGGTCGAGGTCCGACGTCATCACGATGGTGGCGACGCGGGTCTTCGGGACGATACGGGTATGGCCCAGACATCCGGATAGAAATGGCGTCATCCCCAGAAGCAGGGTGGAGAACGCTCGTTTTAGATTTCTTCGCACAATCTGCAAGTATATCTGCCTTCACTCAGTCCGATTTTCGGACAGGACTGGATCACTACGGTGTAGACCATTGGATGATCTGAGATGTAGGTACGCTTCCGGGAGTTTATTTGTTGCGAGTTTATTCGTTGCCGAATTTGAATTTAACGATTGCTTCGGGCTCGTTCGGCCTCGCGGTAGGCTGCGACCTGCTGCTGGTGCTGCTTGAGGTCTACGGAGAAGCGGGTGTGGCCGGCGGCGTCGCTGACGAAGTAGAGGTAGTCGGTTCTGGCGGGGTGGAGTGCGGCCTGGAGTGCGGCGAGACCGGGGTTGCAGATGGGGCCGGGGGGTAGTCCGGGGTGCTTGTAGGTGTTGTAGGGCGAGAGGGATTGCAGGTCGGAGAGGTAGATGGTGCCACGATACCGGCCGTCGAGCAGGGCAGCGTAGATAACGGCCGGATCGGTCTCGAGGGGCATGCCGAGGGCTATCCGGTTGACGAAGACTCCTGCAACGAGGGGGCGTTCGGTGTCCTGGCTGACCTCTTTTTCAATCAGGGAGGCCGTGATGACGGTGTCGGCGGCGTGATCGCCGAGTCCGAGGTGGATGGCGGCCTGACGGAAGCGATGGACCATGGCGGTCAACATCTGCTCCGGGGTGGTGTGGCGGGAGAAGCGGTAGGTTGCGGGGAAGAGGTAGCCTTCGAGGGAGGTGGCGTGGGGGCTCCACTGGGCGATGAGCTCGGTGTGCTGGTGCTCGGCGGCTAGGAAGTCGCTGGCGGAGCCGAGTCCGGCGGACTGTACGGCCTGGGCGATGTCGAAGATGTTGTAGCCCTCGGGGATGGTGAGGCCGAGGGTGTAGGTGTCGCCGCGGGCGATGCTGGCGTAGACCTGGGTGAGGGGCGCGGGGTGGTCGAAGCGATATTCTCCGGCGTGGAGGGTGCCGCCTTTGATGAGGCGGAGGAGCTCGAAGCCGTAGCGGCTGCGAATGATGCCGGTTTGCTGCATTTGGCTGGCGATGGCGGGGGTTCCGGTGCCGGTGGGGATGTCGACAAAGGTCTCGGTGGAGGGGCCGTAGGGAGCGTAGAGGATGTATCCAGCCAGCAGGGCGGCGGCCAGCACGAGGAGGAGGAGACTGCCGAGGAACTTCATTGCTTCGCTGCTCTTTCTTTGCGTGGCACAGCTTTATTTTACGGTGTCGTTTCAAGTGGTTCGAGCAGGAAAGGTGGCTTCGCAGAAGAGCTCTTGCGGGCTTGTGCCGGGTTGCCTTGGAATACGGGGGCCGGATTTCCGTATAATCATGTTTTCATCCTCACGTGCTGCCGCGCGTATGTCTTTTGCGGCTCGCTTGCGGTAAATCGGAAGGCCCCATGCCCGAAAAGATCAAGAAGAAACTCGAAGAAGAGATCAAACTGCTTGAGCACGAGCTCACGACTGAGCTGCCGGCAGAGATCAAGAAGGCCGTTGCACTTGGAGATTTGAGCGAGAACGCCGAGTATCACATGGCGAAGCAGCGCCAGGTCTTCGTGAATGCTCGGCTGGGCCAGTTGAAGAAGCGTATGGGCGAGCTTGCCCTGGTGAACCTGGTCAATATTCCCCATGACAAGGTCGGCTTTGGCGCGACGGTCGTGGTCTTCGATTCGAGCAAGAACGAAGAGATTCAGTACAAGCTGGTGACGAGCGAAGAGTCGGATGTGTCGCAGGGACTGATCTCGACGACATCGCCGATTGGACGTGCGCTGCTGGGTAAGCGCGTGGGCGACGTAACTGTCGTCGTGACGCCGAACGGCAAGCGCGAGCTGGAAGTGCTGAAGCTCACGACTATCCATGACACCACGGAAGAGTAACGCTGCATTGATCGCACTGTCTGAACAGTGTGATTAACTTGCAGGCATTGAGGACGATTCGGTTTGACCTGGACTAGCGCATTCGGCAAAGGCAGCGGCTGGCTGCTACAGAAGATCGTGGATGGTCTTGCCCTGACCAAGATCTCTCCGAACGCGCTGACGTTTATCGGTCTGCTGATCAATATTGTGGCGGCGATCTTCTTCGGTTTTGCGCGGGGAGATCATGCGGTTCGCTATTTCCTGTATGCCGGTCTGGTGATTATCGGTGCGGGCATCTTCGACATGGTGGACGGCCGGCTGGCGCGCCAGACGCAGCAGGTGTCGGTGTTTGGGGCGTTCTTCGATTCGGTGATCGACCGCTACTCCGATGTGGCGCTGTTCTTTGGGCTGCTGGTGTACTACGCTCGCGGCAACCGGTTTTTTTATGTGGTGCTGGTGGCGTTTGTCATGACGGCGAGCCTGATGGTCAGCTACACGCGTGCTCGCGCAGAGGCGCTGATCGGAAGCTGCAAGGTGGGCTTTATGGAGCGTCCGGAGCGCATCGTTCTGGTGATTCTGGGGGCGCTTTGCAATCGCTGGGGCGTGATGGCACCGGCGTTGTGGGTGCTGGCGGCGTTCTCTACGATTACGGTCATCCACCGTATTCGCTATACCTATCTGGAGACTGAGCGGCGTAAGCTGCTTCCTCAGCGATAAATTATCTTCCACTAACTTTCTTGAGCAACGACTGGCTGAGCCGAAGAGTATCTGGCAAGCTGGGTAGGTGAGACGTGTGATTTTAAGTGCGGGATTGCGAACAGCATTGAGGCGGTTCCGGTGGTATGGCCTGGGTGCGGTGTTTGTGCTGGGCGTTATAGGCTGCGATTCAACGATCAAGACACAGAAGCCTGTTTTTATTGCTCCGCAGAATTTTGTGCCGTACGCCGTCCAGTTGAAACAAGCTCAGATTGTGAGTGCGGACATGCTGTACACCGTTTACAGCCAGCACCTGATCGTGGGTGCACTGCCTGACCAGCGTTTCCTGGGCAAGCTGCTGCATGTAACGGGTGTGTTCAACGGGGTCAATCGGAATCTTTCGGGTAAGACGTATCTGGAGCTGCGGACGCATAGCGACTCTGCGTTTGCCTATGCGGAGATGGCGGCGGGCGATCCACTGGTTGTAGCGTTGCCTGCGGCGGGGACGAAGCTGCGTTTGTTGTGCCGGGGTGCCGGTGCGGTGGCGGGCAGTCCGATGTTGACGGAGTGCCGTAGCGAATGAGGCTGGTGCGGCAGATGGAGCCGCTCCAGTAAACTTGCAGGATGCATGCTTCTCCTACTCTTCTGATCCACGGCGGCGCCTGGGATATGCCGGACGACGGCATCGCCGCTCATGAACATGGTATTGCCAACGCGCTTGCGGCGGGGTACGCGCTGCTCGAACGGGGTGGGAGCGCAGTGGATGCGGTGGAGGCCGCGGTTGCGGTGATGGAAGACGATGAGATCTTCGACGCGGGGCGAGGGTCGTTTCTGACGCGAGATGGGAAGGTGCAGCTCGATGCGCTGCTGATGGATGGGGCTACTCTGCGGGCTGGTGGGGTGGCGTGTGTGGAGCGGCTGCGGAATCCGATCCGTGCGGCTCGGCTGGTGCTGGATGAGTCGCCGCATGTGTACTTTGTCGGCGCGGGCGCGGAGCGGTTTGCGCGGCAGCATGGCATGGCGCTGTGCGACAACATGGACCTGGTGATCCCGCGGGAGCAGGAGCGGCTGTACAAGGCGCAGGCGGCGGAGTTGGCTGGGCTGGGCGATACGACGTTTTCGGGACCGCTGGCTTCGCATG includes the following:
- a CDS encoding outer membrane lipoprotein-sorting protein; this encodes MRRNLKRAFSTLLLGMTPFLSGCLGHTRIVPKTRVATIVMTSDLDQLVKQIDARYSAIQTMNANIEISGISGGSLQGEIKESIALGGYLFIRKPEDIRIYLKVPVVSSLAMDMVSDGKTFKLYDAYHHKAVVGSNQVTTPSKNGLENLRPNVIFDAVLVHGVGDDQLVSVTLDTHIVDNSAISHKKDDLVEEPEYQLAILGKPQGKEVHTLRVIHIDRKNLLPYKQETYDESGQIVTRASYDNYQTIDGIQYPMKIQIERPLDHYGLNLNITKLVLNQKLDDEQFDLKIPDGVPIQQMN
- the mltG gene encoding endolytic transglycosylase MltG: MKFLGSLLLLVLAAALLAGYILYAPYGPSTETFVDIPTGTGTPAIASQMQQTGIIRSRYGFELLRLIKGGTLHAGEYRFDHPAPLTQVYASIARGDTYTLGLTIPEGYNIFDIAQAVQSAGLGSASDFLAAEHQHTELIAQWSPHATSLEGYLFPATYRFSRHTTPEQMLTAMVHRFRQAAIHLGLGDHAADTVITASLIEKEVSQDTERPLVAGVFVNRIALGMPLETDPAVIYAALLDGRYRGTIYLSDLQSLSPYNTYKHPGLPPGPICNPGLAALQAALHPARTDYLYFVSDAAGHTRFSVDLKQHQQQVAAYREAERARSNR
- a CDS encoding GreA/GreB family elongation factor, translated to MPEKIKKKLEEEIKLLEHELTTELPAEIKKAVALGDLSENAEYHMAKQRQVFVNARLGQLKKRMGELALVNLVNIPHDKVGFGATVVVFDSSKNEEIQYKLVTSEESDVSQGLISTTSPIGRALLGKRVGDVTVVVTPNGKRELEVLKLTTIHDTTEE
- a CDS encoding CDP-alcohol phosphatidyltransferase family protein; translation: MTWTSAFGKGSGWLLQKIVDGLALTKISPNALTFIGLLINIVAAIFFGFARGDHAVRYFLYAGLVIIGAGIFDMVDGRLARQTQQVSVFGAFFDSVIDRYSDVALFFGLLVYYARGNRFFYVVLVAFVMTASLMVSYTRARAEALIGSCKVGFMERPERIVLVILGALCNRWGVMAPALWVLAAFSTITVIHRIRYTYLETERRKLLPQR
- a CDS encoding isoaspartyl peptidase/L-asparaginase family protein, giving the protein MHASPTLLIHGGAWDMPDDGIAAHEHGIANALAAGYALLERGGSAVDAVEAAVAVMEDDEIFDAGRGSFLTRDGKVQLDALLMDGATLRAGGVACVERLRNPIRAARLVLDESPHVYFVGAGAERFARQHGMALCDNMDLVIPREQERLYKAQAAELAGLGDTTFSGPLASHDTVGAVARDVHGNLAAATSTGGTLNKAPGRVGDSSLIGCGCYADNLSAAVSLTGWGEPIMKLVLGKWAVDRVAAGASPEEAARAAIAYLFDRLGGHGGIILLGPDGRIGLAHNTPRMAWGLQTQDGARLGVTCN